A portion of the Pseudomonadota bacterium genome contains these proteins:
- the dnaB gene encoding replicative DNA helicase gives MESARRYGEKQRTDPSRATPAGRVPPQSLEAEESVLGSILLDNQAINICLEKIRAEDFYKAGHQTIFEAMANLSDKREPIDIVTLGQQLRSMGQLENIGGAQVLSYLVSSVPNAANVGYYARMIKEMSIRRRLIHESNDIIRSAFELEGDLEEFLDGTEQRILGVSDFRINSSFHRVSDVVQDSIRLVEKLYDQKEPVTGVPSGLDKLDKLTAGFQPADLIIVAARPSMGKTALVLGWSQYVGIYARKPVAFFSLEMSKEQLVLRMLCSESRINNSNVRTGDLSERDFARIVDGASRISEAEIFIDDTPALTITEVRAKSRRLHRDHKLGLIIVDYLQLLRSPAYSHSREQEISDISRSLKALAKELSVPVVALSQLNRSVESRNDKRPMMSDLRESGAIEQDADLIMFIYRDEVYNKESPDKGVAEIIISKQRTGPTGAVRVAFSGEYTRFDNLDESDLPQLSDGSSSNEF, from the coding sequence ATGGAATCCGCCCGCCGTTACGGTGAAAAGCAGAGAACAGACCCTTCACGCGCAACTCCTGCAGGTCGCGTTCCTCCCCAATCTCTCGAAGCAGAGGAGTCAGTTCTTGGCAGCATTCTGCTCGATAATCAGGCGATCAATATCTGCCTTGAAAAGATCCGCGCCGAGGATTTCTATAAGGCCGGACATCAGACGATCTTTGAAGCGATGGCAAACCTTTCCGACAAGCGTGAGCCGATCGATATCGTAACATTGGGGCAGCAGCTCCGCAGCATGGGGCAACTTGAAAATATTGGCGGCGCGCAGGTTCTCTCGTACCTAGTCTCCTCAGTTCCTAATGCGGCCAACGTCGGGTACTACGCCCGCATGATTAAAGAGATGTCTATTCGCCGTCGCTTAATCCACGAGTCAAACGACATCATTAGATCCGCTTTTGAGCTCGAGGGCGATCTTGAGGAGTTCCTCGATGGAACTGAGCAGCGCATCCTGGGGGTTTCTGACTTTCGTATCAACTCCTCCTTTCACCGCGTTAGCGATGTAGTTCAGGACTCAATCCGACTCGTAGAAAAGCTCTATGATCAGAAGGAGCCGGTTACCGGCGTACCAAGTGGGCTAGATAAGCTCGACAAACTAACCGCCGGCTTTCAGCCCGCAGATCTCATTATCGTTGCTGCGCGACCCTCTATGGGAAAAACCGCCTTGGTGCTCGGCTGGAGCCAATACGTAGGTATTTACGCACGCAAGCCAGTGGCTTTTTTCTCTCTTGAGATGTCAAAGGAGCAACTGGTGCTCCGTATGTTATGTAGCGAATCCCGTATCAACAACTCAAACGTACGAACGGGAGACCTCTCTGAGCGTGATTTCGCGCGGATAGTTGACGGGGCAAGCCGTATCTCTGAAGCTGAGATATTTATCGATGATACCCCTGCCCTTACAATTACTGAGGTGCGCGCTAAATCCCGCCGCCTACACCGCGATCACAAACTTGGACTCATAATCGTCGACTATTTGCAGCTCCTGCGCAGTCCGGCCTATAGCCACTCGCGAGAGCAGGAGATCTCAGATATATCGCGCTCCCTAAAGGCGCTCGCGAAGGAGCTAAGCGTTCCGGTTGTTGCACTATCACAACTTAATCGATCCGTAGAGTCGCGAAACGATAAGCGTCCGATGATGTCGGACCTGCGTGAATCAGGCGCTATCGAGCAAGATGCCGATCTGATCATGTTTATCTATCGTGATGAGGTTTACAATAAGGAGTCACCAGACAAGGGCGTTGCGGAGATTATTATCTCCAAGCAACGTACCGGGCCTACCGGAGCGGTGCGGGTTGCATTCTCGGGTGAATATACGCGCTTCGATAATCTAGATGAGAGCGATCTACCACAGTTGTCTGATGGCAGCTCTAGTAATGAATTTTAA